A portion of the Pseudarthrobacter defluvii genome contains these proteins:
- a CDS encoding PEP/pyruvate-binding domain-containing protein, translated as MTSVRPEPDPAGADLILDFGALASAPLATAGGKALNLGKLATAGLPVPPGFCVTTAAYRLAAPQELAEIAARLDGINGFDQEEQHDDGSGLPEEERNQLARSARETMRAAPVPPAVDTAVRDAYAAMGGGPVAVRSSATSEDLPFASFAGQQDSFMDVTGAGAVVQAVRNCWASLWTDRAVAYRAANRISQREVSLAVVIQRMVPAATAGVLFTANPVTGTRTRTVIDATSGPGQAVVSGAVNPDHFVLDTASGRVLQRPQDGAPTLTDVQLRELASLGSAAQKLLAAPQDVEWVIDGGGKAWLTQSRPITTLYPLPEEATPARAADGQTRAYLCATLLQGLTRPITPMGLSVLGIMRNTKGPWKYACPGLRLYVDLTPVMRNKYGRRWLLRMLPLADGRSAAVFPALLEDPRFSVVRSTPGRRGRTRRGGTPAAAGQAKAVAGISSLWTIVALFPAMARAVLRPEAVLRRARRYQEQLETLLKLAEPATPEQRLQHAEGVLGSTVDGIIESSLPGPSAGYVMLAAARRLLRGIAKPRELEAVLRGLPHNVTTEMDLELWRLAVAVSEDADARHVFTELRPHELAARYRAGTLPRVAQESLHGFLGRYGHRAVAEIDLGMPRWAEEPDHLLGMVSNYLRVQDPEQAPDRQFARAAAHADERVRELVGKATARSRLRGQLLALSLRRVRQLSGLRELPKFYIVLVMAEMHRQLDAIGAELAKAGSIAAAGDVFFLDFDELRVALRGADLRKLVAERRRMYGVELRRRHVPRLLLSDGTDVEAAAAARTAALSQAAAVDRLTGTPASAGTATGKARVILDPVGAHVEPGEILVAPSTDPGWTPLFMTAGALVMEMGGVISHGAVVAREYGIPAVVGVADATTQLRDGQVVTVDGATGTVTW; from the coding sequence ATGACGTCCGTGCGCCCCGAGCCGGACCCCGCCGGCGCCGACCTGATCCTGGACTTCGGCGCGCTGGCGTCTGCCCCGCTGGCAACGGCTGGCGGCAAGGCCCTCAACCTCGGCAAACTCGCCACAGCCGGACTCCCCGTTCCGCCCGGCTTCTGCGTTACCACCGCCGCCTACCGTCTGGCCGCACCGCAGGAGCTGGCTGAGATTGCCGCCCGCCTGGACGGCATTAACGGCTTTGACCAGGAAGAACAGCACGACGACGGAAGCGGACTTCCGGAGGAAGAACGGAACCAGCTCGCACGGTCAGCCCGGGAGACGATGCGGGCAGCCCCGGTACCGCCCGCCGTCGATACCGCCGTCCGCGACGCCTACGCCGCGATGGGCGGCGGACCGGTGGCCGTGCGCTCGTCGGCGACCTCCGAGGACCTCCCGTTCGCCAGCTTCGCCGGGCAGCAGGACTCGTTCATGGACGTCACCGGGGCCGGCGCCGTCGTCCAGGCCGTCCGGAACTGCTGGGCCTCACTCTGGACTGACCGCGCGGTGGCCTACCGCGCAGCCAACCGCATCAGCCAGCGCGAGGTGAGCCTCGCCGTCGTCATTCAACGCATGGTTCCCGCCGCCACGGCGGGCGTGCTATTCACCGCCAACCCCGTCACCGGCACGCGGACCAGGACCGTCATCGATGCCACCTCGGGCCCGGGGCAGGCCGTGGTGTCCGGGGCGGTCAATCCGGACCACTTTGTCCTGGACACGGCGTCCGGGCGGGTCCTGCAGCGGCCGCAGGACGGCGCACCCACCCTGACCGACGTGCAGCTACGGGAGCTGGCATCCCTCGGCAGCGCCGCCCAAAAGCTGCTGGCCGCGCCCCAGGACGTGGAATGGGTCATCGACGGCGGCGGCAAGGCGTGGCTGACCCAGTCGCGGCCTATCACCACCCTGTATCCGCTGCCGGAGGAAGCAACACCCGCACGGGCCGCCGACGGGCAGACCCGCGCCTACCTCTGCGCCACCCTCCTGCAGGGGCTTACCCGCCCCATCACGCCCATGGGCCTGTCCGTCCTGGGCATCATGCGGAACACCAAGGGGCCGTGGAAATACGCGTGCCCGGGACTGCGCCTGTATGTGGACCTGACGCCGGTGATGCGCAACAAGTACGGCCGCCGGTGGCTGCTGCGCATGCTGCCGCTGGCGGACGGCAGGTCTGCGGCGGTCTTTCCCGCATTGCTGGAGGACCCCCGGTTCAGCGTTGTCCGGTCCACTCCCGGCAGGCGGGGCAGAACGCGCCGCGGCGGGACGCCGGCAGCGGCAGGGCAGGCGAAGGCGGTCGCCGGAATCAGCAGCCTGTGGACGATCGTTGCCCTTTTTCCCGCCATGGCCCGGGCAGTTCTGCGGCCGGAAGCGGTACTGCGCCGGGCACGGCGGTACCAGGAACAGTTGGAAACCCTGCTGAAACTGGCAGAACCGGCCACGCCCGAGCAGCGGCTGCAGCACGCGGAGGGCGTCCTGGGCAGTACGGTTGACGGGATCATCGAGTCCTCCCTGCCGGGTCCGTCCGCCGGGTACGTGATGCTGGCCGCCGCCCGCAGGCTGCTGCGCGGGATCGCCAAGCCGCGCGAGCTGGAGGCAGTGCTGCGCGGGCTGCCGCACAACGTGACCACCGAGATGGACCTGGAACTGTGGCGCCTGGCCGTGGCGGTTAGCGAGGACGCGGACGCCCGGCACGTGTTCACGGAGCTGCGGCCGCACGAGCTCGCGGCGCGTTACCGGGCGGGCACCCTCCCCCGGGTTGCCCAGGAGAGCCTGCACGGGTTCCTGGGCAGGTACGGCCACCGCGCCGTCGCGGAGATCGACCTCGGCATGCCCCGGTGGGCGGAGGAACCGGACCACCTGCTGGGCATGGTGTCGAACTACCTCCGCGTGCAGGACCCGGAGCAGGCACCGGACCGCCAGTTCGCCCGCGCCGCCGCCCACGCCGATGAGCGCGTCCGCGAACTGGTGGGCAAGGCCACGGCCCGGAGCCGGCTGCGGGGGCAGCTGCTGGCGCTGAGCCTGCGCCGCGTACGGCAGCTCTCCGGGCTGCGGGAACTGCCCAAGTTCTACATCGTGCTGGTGATGGCCGAGATGCACCGGCAGCTCGACGCCATCGGCGCCGAGCTGGCGAAGGCCGGCTCCATCGCCGCCGCCGGCGACGTCTTCTTCCTGGACTTCGACGAACTGCGCGTGGCCCTTCGCGGGGCGGACCTCCGGAAGCTGGTGGCGGAGCGCCGCCGGATGTACGGCGTCGAGCTGCGGCGCCGCCACGTCCCGCGCCTTTTGCTCTCGGACGGCACCGACGTGGAGGCTGCCGCGGCGGCCCGGACCGCCGCGCTTTCCCAGGCTGCCGCCGTCGACCGCCTCACGGGGACGCCGGCGTCGGCCGGCACCGCCACAGGCAAGGCCCGGGTGATCCTGGATCCCGTGGGCGCCCACGTGGAACCGGGGGAAATCCTGGTGGCCCCCTCCACCGATCCGGGCTGGACCCCCTTGTTCATGACGGCAGGAGCGTTGGTCATGGAGATGGGCGGTGTCATTTCCCACGGTGCGGTGGTGGCGCGGGAGTACGGGATCCCCGCCGTGGTGGGCGTCGCCGACGCCACCACTCAGCTGCGCGACGGCCAGGTGGTGACAGTGGACGGGGCCACCGGCACTGTGACGTGGTGA
- a CDS encoding Lrp/AsnC family transcriptional regulator, with translation MTIANTRTLDSLDGRIILALDKDPEASALALSRTLGVARNTVHARLARLERSGALRSFSRRLDPAALGYELMAFLSLSISQTRTGSVENGLAAIPEVIEVHATTGDADLMAKVVARGTADLYRITNEILEIDGIERTSTAISILELMPPRYDGLISRLSKEESRTAD, from the coding sequence ATGACCATCGCGAACACTCGCACCCTCGATTCGCTCGACGGCAGGATCATCCTTGCCCTCGACAAGGACCCCGAAGCCAGCGCCCTGGCACTCTCCCGGACACTCGGCGTCGCCCGCAACACCGTCCACGCCCGGCTGGCGCGGCTGGAGCGCAGCGGCGCGCTCCGCTCCTTCAGCCGCAGGCTGGACCCCGCCGCGCTGGGCTACGAACTGATGGCCTTCCTCTCACTGTCCATCAGTCAGACGCGGACCGGCTCGGTGGAGAACGGGCTCGCTGCGATCCCGGAGGTCATCGAGGTGCACGCCACCACCGGCGACGCGGACCTCATGGCCAAGGTGGTTGCCCGCGGCACCGCCGACCTCTACCGCATCACCAACGAGATCCTGGAGATCGACGGGATCGAGCGGACCAGCACCGCCATCTCCATCCTGGAACTCATGCCGCCACGCTACGACGGGCTGATCAGCCGGTTGTCAAAGGAGGAGTCCCGTACGGCGGACTAG
- a CDS encoding amino acid permease → MEQQTKTSARALGAALKPRQLTMMGLGSAIGAGLFIGSGAGIQAAGPAVLISYLVAGTLIILVMWALGEMAAANPDSGAFSVYTAKAYGPVAGATVGWLWWIQLVVVIAAEALGAAGLLATIFPALPVWLMALVFIVVLTAVNLTSVKNFGEFEFWFALLKVAAIVGFLLVGFALLFGLIPGVQSPGLSTFTGEGFAVNGFGGIATALFVVAFAFGGTEIVSVAAAETAEPARSVKKAVRTVLWRILVFYIGAIFVIAAVVPVGSAGLKSPFAAVLDAAGMPGAATAITLVAVAALLSALNANLYGASRMAYSLAGRGEAPRWLASVSKARVPVVAVLASVAFGVVTVVLELMFPEMVLGVLLNIVGSTCLLVWTSALLAQLVLRLRADREGTELPLRMPGFPWLTSLGLLILAAIFTVGFIGEASRPQLLSTFGLVALLALGCWVNHRRRGTALVSESADRAESPVFVDL, encoded by the coding sequence ATGGAACAACAGACAAAGACGTCTGCCCGCGCGCTCGGTGCGGCCCTCAAACCCCGGCAGCTCACCATGATGGGGCTCGGAAGCGCCATCGGCGCGGGCCTCTTCATCGGCTCCGGCGCGGGCATCCAGGCCGCCGGCCCCGCGGTGCTGATCTCCTACCTCGTGGCCGGCACCCTCATCATCCTGGTGATGTGGGCGCTTGGCGAGATGGCCGCCGCCAACCCGGACAGCGGCGCCTTCTCCGTCTACACCGCGAAGGCCTACGGGCCGGTGGCCGGTGCAACAGTCGGCTGGCTCTGGTGGATCCAGCTGGTGGTGGTCATCGCCGCCGAGGCGCTCGGTGCGGCGGGTCTGCTGGCGACGATCTTCCCGGCCCTGCCGGTGTGGCTGATGGCCTTGGTGTTTATCGTGGTGCTCACCGCCGTGAACCTGACCAGTGTGAAGAACTTCGGTGAGTTCGAGTTCTGGTTCGCGCTGCTTAAGGTCGCGGCGATCGTCGGGTTCCTGCTGGTGGGCTTTGCCCTGCTGTTCGGTTTGATTCCCGGCGTTCAGTCGCCGGGCCTGTCCACCTTCACGGGGGAGGGCTTCGCGGTCAACGGTTTCGGCGGGATTGCGACGGCGCTGTTTGTGGTGGCGTTCGCGTTCGGCGGCACCGAGATCGTGTCGGTTGCGGCGGCCGAGACCGCGGAACCGGCCCGCAGCGTAAAGAAGGCTGTGCGGACGGTGCTGTGGCGCATCCTGGTGTTCTACATCGGTGCGATCTTCGTGATCGCGGCGGTGGTGCCGGTGGGTTCTGCCGGGCTGAAGAGCCCGTTCGCCGCGGTGCTGGACGCTGCCGGTATGCCCGGCGCGGCCACCGCCATCACTCTGGTCGCCGTCGCGGCACTGCTGTCCGCGCTCAATGCCAACCTCTACGGTGCTTCCCGGATGGCGTACTCCTTGGCAGGGCGGGGTGAGGCACCACGTTGGCTCGCGTCGGTATCAAAGGCGCGGGTCCCGGTGGTCGCGGTCCTGGCCAGTGTCGCGTTCGGCGTGGTCACGGTGGTGCTGGAGCTGATGTTTCCAGAGATGGTCCTTGGCGTCCTGCTGAACATCGTGGGCTCCACCTGCCTGCTGGTGTGGACATCCGCGCTTCTGGCCCAGCTCGTGCTGCGCCTCCGTGCCGACCGCGAGGGAACCGAGCTTCCCCTGCGGATGCCGGGATTCCCGTGGCTCACTTCGCTTGGCCTGCTGATCCTGGCGGCGATCTTCACGGTGGGCTTCATCGGCGAGGCCTCGCGACCCCAGTTGCTGAGTACCTTTGGACTCGTGGCGCTTCTGGCGTTGGGGTGCTGGGTGAACCACCGCCGGCGGGGCACTGCGCTCGTTTCCGAATCTGCTGACCGTGCCGAGTCTCCGGTTTTCGTCGACTTATGA
- a CDS encoding SDR family oxidoreductase → MRIAVAGGTGTVGRQVVAVAKGRGHQVASLSRSEGVDLVTERGLDQALQNVETVIDVTGIQTLSTKKAVDYFTNATQNLLAAETKAGVKHHVALSIVGIDNANSGLYAGKLAQEAEVRHGGIPWSILRSTQFHEFVPMSIKTASLGPLVFVPQMRTQPVAAEEVAAALVDAAEAGPKGRLPDLGGPQAEHLKDLVAAYLAKTGQKKRIVQLRLPGPMGKAMRNGNLIPAAGSAVGRQNFREWLEATSPA, encoded by the coding sequence ATGAGGATTGCCGTTGCAGGGGGAACCGGTACCGTTGGCCGACAAGTTGTGGCCGTCGCCAAGGGGCGAGGGCACCAGGTGGCCAGCCTCAGCCGCAGCGAAGGGGTGGACCTGGTCACCGAGCGCGGCCTGGACCAGGCGCTGCAGAATGTGGAAACGGTCATTGATGTCACCGGCATCCAGACCCTGTCCACCAAAAAAGCCGTGGACTACTTCACCAACGCCACCCAGAACCTGCTGGCGGCGGAGACAAAGGCCGGTGTGAAGCACCATGTGGCGCTGTCCATCGTTGGCATTGACAACGCCAATTCCGGACTATACGCCGGGAAGCTGGCGCAGGAAGCCGAAGTCCGGCACGGCGGCATCCCCTGGAGCATCCTCCGGTCCACCCAGTTCCACGAATTCGTGCCAATGTCCATCAAGACCGCCTCTCTGGGGCCGCTGGTGTTCGTGCCCCAGATGCGCACCCAACCGGTCGCGGCAGAGGAGGTGGCCGCCGCCCTGGTCGACGCGGCTGAAGCGGGGCCGAAGGGACGGCTACCGGACCTCGGTGGCCCGCAGGCTGAACACCTTAAGGATCTGGTCGCGGCCTATCTGGCGAAGACGGGGCAGAAGAAGCGGATTGTCCAGCTGCGCCTCCCCGGCCCCATGGGCAAGGCAATGCGCAACGGTAACCTTATCCCGGCGGCGGGCTCCGCCGTCGGACGCCAAAACTTCCGGGAGTGGCTCGAAGCCACAAGCCCGGCATAG
- a CDS encoding NADP-dependent oxidoreductase: MKAITYSEYGNPDVLEYGDQPMPKVGPGMVLVKVRAAAVNPVDWKIMAGGLDQVMDLQFPAIPGWDVAGVVESVGIDSRQFQPGDEVIAYGRKDYVHGGSFAEYIALPERVVAKKPASLDWNESAGLPLAGLTAYQVLNRLGLKSGETVLIHGGAGGVGSLGIQIAVALGAKVIATASEKNHEFLRSLGAEPVTYGDGLADRVRALRPDGVEVVADFVGGNLEATLAVLADGGRHASIADSDVEEHGGQWMWVTPVGSDLQELADLADSGKLRVEVAEVFPLDKAADAFRSNMEGHTRGKIVISVDQDS; the protein is encoded by the coding sequence ATGAAGGCAATCACTTACAGCGAATACGGAAACCCTGACGTCCTCGAGTACGGCGACCAGCCGATGCCTAAGGTCGGGCCCGGGATGGTCCTGGTCAAGGTCAGGGCAGCCGCGGTAAACCCGGTGGACTGGAAGATCATGGCCGGCGGCCTGGACCAGGTGATGGACCTGCAATTCCCCGCAATCCCCGGCTGGGACGTGGCAGGCGTTGTGGAGTCTGTCGGCATCGACTCCCGCCAGTTCCAGCCCGGCGACGAGGTCATCGCCTACGGGCGCAAAGACTACGTCCACGGCGGCAGCTTCGCCGAGTACATCGCGCTGCCGGAGCGCGTGGTGGCCAAGAAGCCCGCCTCACTTGATTGGAACGAATCGGCCGGCCTGCCGCTGGCCGGACTTACTGCCTACCAGGTGCTCAACCGGCTGGGTCTGAAGTCCGGCGAGACCGTGCTGATCCACGGCGGAGCCGGCGGTGTGGGTTCACTGGGCATCCAAATCGCAGTCGCCTTGGGCGCCAAGGTCATCGCCACCGCATCGGAGAAGAACCACGAGTTCCTCCGCTCCCTGGGCGCTGAGCCCGTCACCTACGGAGACGGACTCGCAGACCGCGTACGCGCCCTGCGCCCCGACGGTGTAGAGGTGGTGGCGGACTTCGTGGGCGGAAACCTTGAAGCCACCCTGGCGGTCCTGGCCGACGGCGGCCGGCACGCCTCCATCGCCGACAGCGACGTGGAAGAGCACGGCGGCCAGTGGATGTGGGTCACCCCCGTAGGTTCCGACCTGCAGGAACTGGCCGACCTGGCGGACAGCGGCAAGCTCCGCGTTGAGGTTGCCGAGGTCTTCCCGCTGGACAAGGCCGCCGATGCCTTCCGGTCAAACATGGAGGGCCATACCCGCGGCAAGATCGTGATCTCAGTGGACCAGGACTCCTGA
- a CDS encoding Ltp family lipoprotein → MSNAVTPPPNAPKPKRPWFKKKRWWAVAIILLIIIVSPKGGKKEEAASVSPTTPSAVATTKAAAPTTQAAVPTPTKTATPAPPPPPPAPKVPVAYDSALTKASQYSSRMHMSKQGIYDQLTSQYGEKFAPDAAQYAVDTLKADYNANALAKAKEYQSRMAMSPAGIYDQLISQYGEKFTPAEAQWAVDHLAG, encoded by the coding sequence ATGTCTAATGCAGTAACACCACCGCCCAACGCTCCAAAGCCGAAGCGTCCATGGTTCAAGAAAAAGCGCTGGTGGGCTGTCGCCATCATCCTTCTGATCATCATCGTGTCGCCCAAGGGTGGCAAGAAGGAAGAGGCTGCCAGCGTCTCGCCGACTACGCCGTCGGCTGTTGCCACCACGAAGGCGGCAGCACCGACAACCCAGGCCGCCGTCCCGACGCCGACCAAGACGGCCACCCCGGCACCGCCTCCGCCGCCTCCCGCACCGAAGGTCCCGGTCGCCTACGACTCCGCACTGACTAAGGCGTCCCAGTACTCCAGCCGGATGCACATGAGCAAGCAGGGCATCTACGACCAGCTCACCTCGCAGTACGGCGAGAAGTTCGCCCCGGATGCAGCGCAGTACGCGGTGGATACCCTGAAAGCCGATTACAACGCCAATGCCCTGGCAAAGGCCAAGGAATACCAGTCCCGGATGGCGATGTCGCCGGCCGGCATCTACGACCAGCTGATCAGCCAATACGGGGAGAAGTTCACCCCGGCGGAAGCCCAGTGGGCGGTCGATCACCTGGCCGGATAG
- a CDS encoding endonuclease/exonuclease/phosphatase family protein: MSTRRILTAAFTAAAAAASLTAGLAAPGHAAPGKGQAGDLRVATYNLSLNRAHAGELETDLSTPDNAQARTVAEVIQRANPDVILLNEFDYVPDNRAVDLFRSNYLAKGQNGAAPVDYPYAFVAPSNTGVPSGFDLNNDGKVGGGDDALGFGAFEGQYGMAILSKHPIDTESVRTFRNFLWKDMPGALLPDNPATPEPADWYSREELEAVRLSSKSHWDVPVTVGGKTVHVLASHPTPPTFDGPEDRNGRRNHDEIRFWADYVTPGQGDYIVDDKGQKRGLRPSEPFVIVGDQNADPFDGDSVDSAITQLVGSKRIVDPLPTSAGGPEAAVLQGGANAGQKGDPRYDTADFADSAPGNLRTDYVLPSRGTQVLDAGVFWPSQGDPLSRLTGGYPFPSSDHRLVWADLQMRG, encoded by the coding sequence ATGTCCACCAGACGCATTCTGACCGCCGCCTTCACCGCCGCAGCTGCCGCCGCCAGCCTCACCGCCGGCCTCGCAGCGCCGGGGCACGCCGCACCCGGCAAAGGCCAGGCCGGGGATCTGCGGGTGGCAACCTACAACCTGTCGCTCAACCGGGCCCACGCGGGCGAACTGGAAACGGACCTTTCCACTCCGGACAATGCCCAAGCCCGCACCGTGGCCGAGGTCATCCAGCGGGCGAACCCGGATGTCATCCTGCTCAACGAGTTCGACTACGTGCCGGACAACAGGGCAGTGGACCTCTTCCGCAGCAACTACCTGGCGAAGGGGCAGAACGGTGCCGCTCCGGTCGACTATCCTTACGCCTTTGTGGCACCGTCCAATACGGGCGTTCCGTCCGGCTTTGACCTCAACAACGACGGGAAAGTGGGCGGCGGGGACGATGCCCTTGGCTTCGGTGCCTTCGAGGGACAGTACGGAATGGCCATCCTCTCGAAGCACCCCATCGACACGGAAAGCGTCAGGACGTTCCGGAACTTCCTGTGGAAGGACATGCCCGGGGCACTGCTGCCGGACAACCCGGCCACACCGGAGCCGGCCGACTGGTACTCCAGGGAGGAACTTGAGGCGGTGCGCCTGTCCAGCAAGTCGCACTGGGACGTCCCGGTGACGGTGGGCGGCAAAACAGTGCACGTTCTGGCCTCGCACCCCACGCCGCCCACCTTCGACGGCCCCGAGGACCGGAACGGCCGCCGCAACCACGACGAAATCCGCTTCTGGGCTGACTATGTCACACCGGGCCAGGGGGACTACATCGTTGACGACAAGGGGCAGAAGCGCGGGCTGCGGCCCAGCGAACCGTTCGTCATCGTGGGGGACCAGAACGCGGACCCGTTCGACGGCGACTCCGTGGACTCGGCGATCACGCAGCTCGTCGGCTCCAAACGCATCGTTGACCCGCTGCCCACCTCCGCCGGCGGACCGGAAGCGGCGGTGCTGCAGGGCGGGGCCAACGCCGGCCAGAAGGGTGACCCCCGGTACGACACGGCGGACTTCGCGGATTCCGCGCCGGGGAACCTGCGCACGGACTACGTGCTGCCGTCACGGGGGACGCAAGTGCTGGACGCCGGGGTGTTCTGGCCGTCCCAGGGGGATCCGCTGTCACGGCTGACCGGTGGTTACCCGTTCCCCAGCAGCGACCACCGTCTGGTGTGGGCGGACCTGCAGATGCGGGGGTAG
- a CDS encoding GYD domain-containing protein → MPKYMFEATYLGQGIQGLMREGGTARRDALSEALKSVGGTLESFYYAFGYYDVLGVFEAPDDASAAALSLLINSTGNVNVRLKPLLTVEDLDEAVKKTPSYRAPGQ, encoded by the coding sequence ATGCCGAAGTATATGTTTGAAGCGACGTACCTGGGACAGGGCATCCAGGGGCTCATGCGGGAAGGCGGCACCGCCCGGCGCGATGCCCTGTCGGAGGCGCTGAAATCCGTGGGTGGAACGCTGGAGAGCTTCTATTACGCCTTTGGGTACTACGACGTGCTGGGCGTTTTCGAGGCGCCCGATGATGCGAGTGCGGCAGCACTGTCGCTGCTCATCAACTCGACCGGAAACGTCAACGTCCGGCTGAAGCCGCTCCTCACAGTGGAGGACCTCGACGAAGCGGTGAAGAAGACGCCGTCCTACCGGGCGCCGGGGCAGTAG
- a CDS encoding DUF998 domain-containing protein, translating into MSVAGGRLPRRRRAPALEGQHSDALRTGLLAAGPLSSVLYVVFTDGIAASQWAGYRRSEQMVSELFAVGSPGYSVTAPFTWLYTVVFTAFGVGAWISVRGKRALRIGAGLLIAYGLWNIMGAIFPLRIGDDTSIPMHIVVTNIQLALMVAAMCFVAAGFHGRMRVYSIVSLAASALLGIIAFMAAPGPNLVLGISERISIGAFLLWVAALAFVLWKRTTAAAGKAGAS; encoded by the coding sequence ATGTCTGTTGCAGGAGGACGGCTCCCCCGCCGCCGTCGGGCGCCGGCGCTCGAAGGCCAACACAGTGACGCGCTGCGCACCGGCCTCCTCGCCGCCGGGCCGCTGTCCTCGGTGCTCTATGTGGTGTTCACCGACGGCATCGCGGCATCCCAGTGGGCAGGGTACCGCCGCAGCGAACAGATGGTGAGCGAACTCTTCGCCGTCGGCTCCCCCGGCTACAGCGTCACGGCCCCGTTCACCTGGCTCTACACGGTGGTGTTCACGGCCTTCGGCGTGGGCGCCTGGATCTCGGTCCGCGGCAAGCGCGCCCTCCGCATCGGCGCCGGACTGCTGATCGCCTACGGGCTGTGGAACATCATGGGCGCCATCTTCCCGCTCCGGATCGGTGACGACACCTCCATCCCCATGCACATCGTGGTCACCAACATCCAGCTCGCCCTCATGGTCGCCGCCATGTGCTTCGTCGCGGCAGGGTTCCACGGCCGGATGCGCGTCTACTCCATCGTCTCGCTCGCCGCCTCCGCGCTCCTGGGCATAATCGCGTTCATGGCCGCCCCGGGACCGAACCTGGTACTCGGTATCAGCGAGCGCATCAGCATCGGGGCATTTCTGCTGTGGGTGGCAGCCCTCGCGTTCGTGCTGTGGAAGCGGACGACGGCGGCGGCCGGCAAGGCGGGAGCGTCATGA
- the hisC gene encoding histidinol-phosphate transaminase: protein MSPDQLLAPPATKLPALRSAVTGLPAYVPGRRSAGADIAALASNESHYEPLPAATAAVAEAAGRMNRYPDMAAVELRERLARHLGVAAEEVAVGPGSVGVLQQIITGLCDAGDEVVFAWRSFEAYPILVELAGARPVRVPLDDAEGHDLDAMAAAVTDRTKVILICTPNNPTGVPISHHRLEALLQSVRSDVLVVIDEAYGEYADAGSVPDSLALYRRYPNVCVLRTFSKAYGLAGLRVGYALTTAAIAEGLRRTALPFAVSALAQKAAIASLDAGEEMEARVSLVKQERARMAAELEAQGWTLQPSQGNFLWIRANDPLLARLVDAFDGAGILVRAYPGDGVRITVADPASNNRVLRLLEAHSA, encoded by the coding sequence ATGAGCCCTGATCAACTCCTGGCCCCGCCGGCAACAAAGTTGCCCGCCCTCCGTAGCGCCGTCACCGGACTACCGGCGTACGTCCCGGGCCGGCGCAGCGCCGGCGCGGACATCGCCGCCCTCGCCAGCAACGAAAGCCACTACGAGCCCCTGCCCGCTGCCACCGCCGCCGTGGCCGAGGCGGCGGGCAGGATGAACCGCTACCCGGACATGGCCGCCGTCGAACTCCGCGAACGGCTCGCCCGGCATCTGGGCGTCGCAGCGGAGGAAGTGGCGGTGGGTCCCGGCAGCGTGGGCGTCCTGCAGCAGATCATCACCGGACTGTGCGACGCCGGGGACGAAGTGGTGTTCGCGTGGCGCTCCTTCGAGGCGTACCCCATCCTGGTGGAGCTGGCAGGCGCCCGGCCGGTCCGCGTCCCGCTGGACGACGCCGAGGGCCACGACCTTGACGCCATGGCCGCCGCCGTCACCGACCGCACCAAGGTCATCCTGATCTGCACGCCCAACAACCCCACCGGCGTGCCGATCAGCCACCACCGCCTCGAAGCCTTACTGCAGTCCGTCCGCTCCGACGTCCTGGTGGTGATCGACGAGGCCTACGGGGAGTACGCCGACGCCGGCAGCGTCCCCGATTCCCTAGCGCTCTACCGCCGGTACCCGAACGTCTGCGTCCTGCGCACCTTCTCCAAGGCCTACGGGCTCGCCGGCCTGCGGGTCGGGTATGCCCTTACGACGGCGGCAATCGCCGAAGGTTTGCGCCGCACCGCCCTGCCGTTTGCCGTGAGCGCGCTGGCGCAGAAGGCGGCCATCGCGTCGCTGGACGCGGGGGAGGAGATGGAGGCGCGGGTTTCCTTGGTGAAGCAGGAGCGCGCCCGGATGGCCGCGGAGCTGGAGGCCCAGGGCTGGACGCTGCAGCCGAGCCAGGGCAACTTCCTGTGGATCCGCGCCAACGACCCCCTCTTGGCGAGGCTCGTGGACGCCTTCGACGGCGCGGGCATCCTGGTCCGCGCGTACCCGGGCGACGGCGTGCGGATCACGGTGGCCGACCCCGCCTCCAACAACCGCGTGCTCCGGCTCCTCGAAGCCCATTCAGCCTGA